A single region of the Oryzias latipes chromosome 19, ASM223467v1 genome encodes:
- the LOC101156687 gene encoding integrin alpha-M-like, with protein sequence MDWIIFVTVYCSAVKVSLSSSVDPGAWKSLNNTAKGFGYQVSQRKSGLLVSAPFEQVSSTERGQLFSCSPDGCEPTSVLVPANAVNLSLGLNMISNPEDQSTMICGPSVATECKLVTLYGGLCIGVDKNNKFQQNIPDKMEDCGESDIAFLLDGSGSVLPEDFVTVKTFVKNLMDSLNQKGTKFAIAQFAKKEQFTIHYNFNTFPTHNWNETIHGIQHLRGHTYTAAAIKSLVEDLFTPSGGSRPDAKKILIVITDGKSSDPEDLPAALAEAEKKNITRFAIGVGSDFEKTEAKEELNNIASPPPENHVFQVEGFNALEEMRNNLEIKIFSIEGSKNGTRLTTELSQEGFSMAFVPGGVLMGTVGANEWRGGYREYKYDGMMLGSYEPMDLDQDSYLGYSMVIAKNQMDILTILGAPRYQHIGAVDVVLKRKLQKRIHPKESQVGQYFGAVTCAMDVNGDDVTDLILISAPMYKEADREGRVYVCTLVDKDVDCHFNTASSPIVLKGDVSKVARFGSSLAVLPDLNIDGFKDLAIGAPLEDNGEGSVYIFLSNWSRSINPSFSQRIAASQVQSGLKFFGISISQQSFDQNGDGLPDLAVGSKGTVVLLRSMPVVNVKAEVSFSPIKIPVLSDDCSTPLNSIFKVCFTMTNVSAVTTAKALINYNLTLDSNRKVPNNRAYVHEKEQRNHLSGSVNLDLSKPECTDLHVFIKPCPEDVLNPLWNELQFTYHGLESETNLKPTLNKSIQTTTRHKLEFEQNCGEDKECVDNLKVDFDFSSSFVKVGIDELLNITVSLENRGENSNNTQVILTYPARISYRMSTALKGRIECKSSDSEGGVTRGITICTVNKPIFQDKAVFNVSYGIGTNSQLGRRIFVTANATSGNQEHSNSSELYRKKEIGVKYSILVTFDSSSTYSNFTFGKKNEPKPFNQSIVVTNNYRDLNLTVVLKIPVKVGEQDIWTDSQSLQIPHCEKGKEEEPAISDFVAQIKKHKRVNCSVATCSVFKCNAFMKKTDKRMFTISASLSSGWIDQIGLPDAKFLLNSVAILEYDKDAFVLRTKSFAREIEAEVEVYSEPNFIKEIIGGSLGGFFFLILVTVGLYKVGFFKRKYNGMTEESAALNE encoded by the exons CAGTAAAAGTCAGTCTTAGTTCCTCTGTGGATCCTGGGGCTTGGAAGTCTCTTAATAATACGGCTAAAGGTTTTGGCTACCAGGTGTCTCAAAGAAAATCAGG CTTGCTTGTTAGCGCTCCCTTTGAACAGGTTTCATCAACTGAAAGGGGTCAATTATTTAGCTGTTCGCCTGACGGTTGCGAACCTACGTCAGTTTTGG TGCCAGCAAATGCTGTAAACCTGTCCCTTGGTTTAAATATGATAAGCAATCCTGAAGACCAGAGTACCATG ATTTGTGGTCCTAGTGTTGCCACGGAATGCAAACTCGTTACCTTGTACGGTGGTCTTTGCATTGGAgtagataaaaacaacaaattccaACAAAATATTCCAGATAAAATGGAAG ATTGTGGTGAAAGCGACATTGCATTTCTACTGGATGGCTCAGGCAGTGTACTTCCAGAAGATTTTGTTACAGTGAAGACGTTTGTGAAAAACTTgatggattctctcaaccaAAAAGGCACAAAG tttgCAATTGCTCAGTTTGCTAAAAAAGAGCAGTTTACCATCCATTATAACTTCAATACCTTTCCCACTCATAACTGGAATGAGACGATACATGGAATACAGCATTTGAGAGGACACACATATACAGCTGCAGCCATCAAGTCTCTTGT GGAAGATTTGTTCACTCCTTCAGGGGGTTCCAGGCCAGATGCAAAAAAGATTTTGATAGTCATCACAGATGGAAAGTCTTCTGACCCTGAAGATTTACCAGCAGCATTAGCTGAggctgaaaaaaagaacattactAGATTTGCCATTGGG GTGGGTTCAGACTTTGAGAAGACAGAAGCAAAAGAAGAACTTAATAACATTGCATCTCCCCCTCCAGAAAATCACGTGTTTCAGGTGGAAGGTTTTAATGCTCTTGAGGAGATGCGAAATAACTTGGAGATCAAAATATTCTCTATTGAAG GATCTAAAAATGGAACAAGACTAACAACAGAATTATCTCAGGAGGGGTTCAGTATGGCTTTTGTCCCCGGG GGAGTTCTGATGGGTACTGTTGGTGCCAACGAGTGGAGGGGGGGCTACAGAGAATACAAATACGATGGTATGATGTTAGGGTCCTATGAGCCTATGGATCTGGACCAGGACAGTTACCTTG GCTACTCCATGGTCATTGCTAAAAACCAAATGGATATACTGACCATTTTGGGAGCGCCAAGATATCAACACATAGGAGCTGTTGAtgtggttttaaaaagaaaattgcaaaaaaGGATCCACCCCAAAGAGTCGCAG GTTGGACAATACTTTGGAGCGGTGACCTGTGCCATGGATGTGAATGGAGATGATGTCACTGATCTGATTCTTATATCTGCACCAATGTACAAAGAAGCCGACAGAGAAGGACGAGTTTACGTTTGCACATTGGTGGACAAG GATGTTGACTGCCACTTTAATACTGCGTCCTCACCAATCGTATTAAAAGGAGATGTATCTAAAGTAGCAAGGTTTGGATCTTCTCTTGCTGTTCTGCCTGACCTCAACATCGATGGATTTAAAGATCTGGCCATTGGAGCACCTTTGGAGGACAACGGTGAAGGCAGCGTCTACATCTTTCTCAGCAATTGGAGCAGAAGTATCAATCCATCTTTTTCACAG AGAATCGCTGCTTCTCAAGTGCAGTCTGGATTGAAGTTCTTCGGCATCTCTATCAGTCAGCAGTCTTTCGATCAGAATGGGGATGGATTGCCTGATTTAGCGGTGGGGTCAAAGGGCACAGTTGTTTTACTCAG ATCCATGCCGGTTGTGAATGTAAAGGCAGAGGTTTCTTTCAGCCCAATCAAAATCCCAGTTCTATCTGATGACTGCTCCACGCCACTAAATAGCATTTTCAAAGTCTGTTTTACCATGACAAATGTTTCTGCAGTTACCACAG CTAAGGCACTGATTAATTACAACTTAACATTGGATTCCAACCGGAAGGTTCCAAACAACCGCGCGTACGTTCATGAGAAGGAACAACGAAACCATTTATCTGGATCAGTGAATTTAGACCTATCAAAACCAGAATGCACTGATCTGCATGTCTTTATCAAG CCTTGTCCAGAAGATGTTCTTAATCCACTTTGGAATGAGCTCCAATTTACCTATCATGGTTTGGAGTCTGAAACAAATCTTAAACCAACTCTGAACAAAAGTATTCAAACTACTACACGTCACAAA TTGGAGTTTGAGCAAAACTGTGGGGAAGATAAAGAATGTGTGGACAACCTTAAAGTGGATTTTGATTTCAG CTCGTCGTTTGTAAAAGTGGGCATTGATGAACTTCTGAATATAACTGTATCACTGGAGAACAGAGGGGAAAACTCGAACAACACCCAAGTTATTCTCACTTATCCAGCTAGAATCTCCTACAGGATGTCCACAGCCCTGAAG GGAAGAATTGAGTGCAAATCATCAGACAGTGAGGGTGGTGTAACTCGGGGAATCACCATTTGCACTGTTAACAAACCTATTTTCCAGGACAAG GCTGTATTTAATGTGTCCTATGGGATTGGAACCAACAGTCAACTTGGCAGAAGGATCTTTGTCACAGCCAACGCCACCAG TGGGAATCAAGAGCATTCAAATTCAAGTGAACTCTACAGGAAGAAAGAGATTGGTGTGAAGTACAGCATACTGGTTACATTTGACAG CTCCTCTACCTACAGCAATTTCacgtttggaaaaaaaaatgaacccaaACCATTCAACCAGTCAATAGTG GTCACAAACAATTACAGAGACTTAAATCTGACTGTTGTCCTCAAGATTCCTGTAAAGGTTGGCGAACAAGACATTTGGACTGACTCACAGAGTCTGCAG ATTCCACATTGTGAAaagggaaaagaagaagagcctGCTATCAGTGATTTTGTTGCGCAGATAAAGAAACACAAGCGAGTG AACTGCTCTGTGGCCACATGCTCGGTCTTCAAGTGCAATGCATTCATGAAGAAAACTGATAAAAGGATGTTTACCATCTCTGCCAGTCTCAGTTCAGGGTGGATAGATCAG ATTGGACTTCCAGATGCCAAATTCCTATTGAACAGCGTGGCCATTCTGGAATACGACAAAGATGCGTTTGTCTTAAGAACAAAGTCTTTTGCTCGCGAG ATTGAAGCAGAAGTAGAGGTTTATTCTGAACCAAACTTCATTAAGGAGATTATTGGAGGATCTCTGggaggtttcttttttctgattttggtcACAGTCGGCTTGTATAAG GTGGGATTTTTCAAGAGAAAATACAATGGAATGACTGAGGAATCAGCAGCGTTAAACGAATAA